In Oryza sativa Japonica Group chromosome 2, ASM3414082v1, the following are encoded in one genomic region:
- the LOC4331079 gene encoding uncharacterized protein: MASLCRPAPAIHAFTAVCALPPPALHACRPSPLHHNTVRRHCEPLIPLAAIALPRRAPPTVPGCCTQVVPAQPQRRRFPRCFTPPAPSFSAGVAPEPAYSRGKLYRLPHDPLHPRLLPRPSLAHECVGKGGAAPAQDGFQPCRPRPGRDPPSLVGLACSTTTRDGSTLAVGLPLTGKGAIRVAGGEFL; the protein is encoded by the coding sequence ATGGCGTCACTATGCCGCCCGGCGCCAGCGATCCATGCATTCACCGCCGTGTGCGCCCTCCCACCGCCCGCTCTCCACGCCTGCCGTCCGTCGCCGCTACACCACAACACCGTGCgccgccactgcgaaccattaATTCCGCTCGCAGCCATCGCACTTCCACGCCGCGCGCCACCAACCGTCCCTGGATGCTGCACACAGGTGGTGCCGGCCCAAccccagcgccgccgcttcccaaGGTGTTTCACGCCTCCGGCGCCGTCCTTCTCGGCCGGAGTCGCGCCTGAACCTGCATATTCTCGGGGAAAGCTCTACCGACTGCCTCACGATCCCCTCCACCCACGTCTCCTTCCACGACCATCGCTGGCCCACGAATGCGTTGGCAAAGGTGGCGCAGCCCCTGCCCAAGACGGATTTCAGCCGTGCCGCCCACGTCCTGGGCGGGATCCACCTTCACTCGTGGGGCTCGCCTGTTCCACCACCACCCGTGACGGTTCAACCCTCGCTGTCGGCCTGCCGCTGACCGGGAAGGGAGCAAtccgcgtcgccggcggtgagtTTCTCTAA
- the LOC9266916 gene encoding wall-associated receptor kinase 2, with product MSEIRHLQPGVAISAVVLLLGMALAPATPASAQPLPGCPDKCGNISIPYPFGIGAVCARGPKFQLECNHTYSPPRLIAVIDSQSNLEIHLESLSLADGEARIYNNASRSLYNHSTGDLVRTNDVVYLFLGREGPYRFSSAKNRFVALGCPNLGLLLDATENYVTGCISLCRSSPLAVSAGACAGVGCCQSSIPSGLHTYYVNQDKPKNVTLQYYAATDYRYVFLADAEWLSTSYRGDFNRTGDFAVPVVLDWAIREVGSCEAAMRNKADYACRSANSDCVDSTEGEGYRCNCSRGYEGNPYLDGGCQDIDECERDKDACFGNKCTNTLGGYLCMCPPGARGNPLIEKGCVKTDLGLTIGIGVGSGAGLLAMAFGAVFLTRKIKNRRANMLRQMFFKQNRGHLLQQLVSQNTDIAERMIIPLAELEKATNKFDESREIGGGGHGTVYKGILSDLHVVAIKKSKVAIQREIDEFINEVAILSQINHRNVVKLFGCCLETEVSLLIYEFISNGTLYHHLHVEGPLSLSWEDRLRIATETARALGYLHSAVSFPIIHRDIKSHNILLDGSLTAKVSDFGASRCIPAEQTGVTTVIQGTLGYLDPMYSYTGRLTEKSDVFSFGVVLIELLTRKKPYSYRSPEDDGLVSHFTTLLTRDNLGHILDPQVVEEGGKEVKEVALLAVACVKLKAEERPTMRQVEMTLESIRSLFLQQEAIHSMANKSSKENHVSMSYPANEGTSMESTKQYSLEEEYLLSSRYPR from the exons ATGTCAGAGATAAGGCACCTGCAGCCGGGTGTCGCCATCTCAGCCGTAGTCTTGCTGTTAGGCATGGCCCTGGCGCCGGCGACACCAGCGTCGGCTCAGCCATTGCCTGGCTGCCCTGACAAGTGCGGCAACATCAGCATCCCCTACCCCTTCGGCATCGGCGCCGTCTGTGCCCGCGGGCCCAAATTCCAGCTCGAGTGCAACCACACCTACTCCCCTCCGCGcctcatcgccgtcatcgattcCCAATCCAATTTGGAGATCCATCTCGAAAGCCTGTCCCTCGCCGATGGTGAGGCCCGGATATACAACAACGCGTCGCGGAGCTTGTACAACCACAGCACGGGGGACCTCGTCCGCACAAACGACGTCGTGTACTTGTTCTTGGGACGGGAAGGCCCTTACCGCTTCTCGTCGGCCAAGAACCGTTTCGTCGCACTCGGCTGCCCCAACCTCGGCCTTCTATTAGACGCCACAGAAAATTACGTGACCGGTTGCATATCCCTGtgccggtcgtcgccgctcgccgtgtCAGCAGGGGCGTGCGCCGGCGTGGGATGCTGCCAGAGCTCGATACCCTCCGGTCTCCACACCTACTACGTGAACCAGGACAAGCCCAAGAACGTCACCCTTCAGTATTATGCCGCCACTGATTACCGCTACGTGTTCTTGGCGGACGCCGAGTGGCTCAGTACCAGCTACCGCGGTGACTTCAACCGGACCGGCGACTTCGCCGTGCCCGTCGTGCTGGATTGGGCCATCCGGGAAGTCGGCAGCTGCGAAGCCGCCATGCGCAACAAGGCGGACTACGCGTGCCGGAGCGCCAACAGCGACTGCGTCGACTCCACCGAGGGAGAAGGCTACCGCTGCAACTGCTCCAGGGGCTACGAGGGGAACCCCTACCTCGACGGTGGATGCCAAG ACATCGACGAGTGCGAGCGAGATAAGGACGCATGCTTCGGCAACAAGTGCACCAACACGCTAGGAGGGTACTTGTGCATGTGCCCGCCAGGTGCTCGTGGTAACCCGCTCATTGAAAAAGGCTGCGTCAAAACTGATCTAG GTTTAACTATTGGTATTGGAGTTGGCAGTGGTGCGGGGCTTTTGGCCATGGCATTCGGTGCAGTCTTTTTAACACGTAAGATCAAGAATCGTAGAGCAAACATGCTTAGACAGATGTTCTTTAAGCAGAACCGTGGGCATTTGTTGCAACAATTGGTATCTCAAAATACCGACATTGCTGAAAGGATGATCATCCCCTTAGCAGAACTGGAAAAAGCCACAAACAAATTTGATGAATCTCGTGAGATTGGAGGAGGAGGGCACGGCACCGTTTATAAAGGGATTCTAtcggatcttcatgttgttgcGATCAAGAAATCAAAGGTAGCAATCCAAAGAGAGATTGATGAGTTCATAAACGAGGTAGCCATTCTCTCACAGATTAACCATCGCAATGTGGTGAAACTTTTTGGATGTTGCCTAGAGACAGAAGTGTCATTGTTGATTTATGAATTCATATCGAATGGTACCCTTTACCACCATCTTCATGTTGAAGGGCCATTATCATTGTCATGGGAAGATAGACTCAGAATTGCAACTGAAACAGCTAGAGCCCTCGGCTACCTTCACTCGGCTGTATCATTCCCCATAATTCACAGGGACATCAAGTCCCATAACATCTTATTAGATGGCTCCCTAACAGCAAAAGTATCAGACTTTGGAGCTTCAAGGTGTATTCCTGCTGAACAGACAGGAGTCACAACTGTTATTCAAGGAACACTAGGATACTTAGACCCCATGTACTCTTACACGGGACGTCTCACCGAGAAGAGCGACGTTTTTAGCTTTGGTGTTGTTCTAATAGAGTTACTTACTAGGAAAAAACCATACTCATACAGATCACCTGAGGATGACGGTCTTGTTTCGCATTTCACTACGCTACTCACACGTGACAACTTGGGTCACATACTTGATCCTCAAGTCGTGGAAGAGGGAGGAAAAGAAGTTAAAGAAGTAGCTTTGTTAGCTGTGGCATGTGTCAAGCTGAAAGCAGAGGAGCGGCCCACTATGAGACAGGTGGAAATGACACTTGAAAGCATAAGATCATTGTTTCTGCAGCAAGAAGCTATACATAGCATGGCCAATAAAAGTTCTAAGGAGAATCATGTCTCAATGAGTTACCCGGCAAATGAAGGCACAAGTATGGAGTCGACAAAACAGTATAGCCTTGAAGAAGAGTACTTGCTCTCTTCAAGGTATCCCAGGTAg